One Peribacillus simplex NBRC 15720 = DSM 1321 genomic region harbors:
- a CDS encoding YgzB family protein gives MAKYSSKINKIRTFALSLIFIGFIVMYLGLFFKTHPVVMTIFMGLGLLFIIASTGVYFWIGMLSTKSIQVVCPNCGKPTKILGRVDICMHCEEPLTLDRKLEGEEFNEKYNRKSLHD, from the coding sequence ATGGCTAAATATTCTAGCAAAATCAATAAAATACGTACTTTTGCTTTGAGTTTGATTTTCATTGGCTTTATCGTAATGTACCTTGGGCTATTCTTCAAAACGCACCCTGTTGTCATGACGATTTTCATGGGTCTGGGCCTTTTATTCATAATCGCAAGCACCGGCGTTTATTTTTGGATTGGAATGCTTTCTACAAAATCAATCCAGGTTGTCTGCCCTAACTGCGGCAAACCTACAAAAATACTAGGGCGTGTAGATATTTGCATGCATTGTGAAGAACCATTGACACTTGACAGAAAGTTGGAAGGCGAAGAATTCAACGAAAAATATAACCGAAAAAGCCTGCATGACTAG
- the perR gene encoding peroxide-responsive transcriptional repressor PerR — translation MTVSEVQLKEALDSLKDTGVRITPQRHAILEYLISSMSHPSADDIYKALEGKFPNMSVATVYNNLRVFREVGLVKELTYGDSSARFDFVTTNHYHVICQTCGKIVDFDYPALDEVEHFAAQVTGFNVSHHRMEIYGDCTDCAKKESH, via the coding sequence ATGACGGTGTCTGAAGTTCAGTTAAAAGAAGCGTTGGATTCCTTAAAAGATACCGGTGTAAGAATAACTCCTCAACGCCATGCGATACTTGAGTATTTGATAAGCTCCATGTCCCACCCTAGCGCTGATGATATATATAAAGCGCTGGAAGGCAAGTTTCCGAATATGAGTGTGGCAACGGTTTATAACAACCTGCGTGTTTTCCGTGAGGTAGGTTTGGTAAAAGAACTTACGTATGGTGATTCTTCAGCAAGGTTTGATTTCGTGACGACGAATCATTATCACGTAATTTGCCAAACTTGCGGAAAAATTGTGGATTTCGATTATCCTGCATTGGATGAAGTCGAGCATTTCGCAGCACAAGTCACCGGTTTCAATGTTAGTCACCATCGGATGGAAATCTACGGCGATTGTACGGATTGTGCGAAAAAAGAATCGCATTAA
- a CDS encoding nucleotidyltransferase-like protein, whose protein sequence is MEDILRPIYQERASLKSTLGILLIEKRDDNSPITDTFDYILFVIADEAEEAVFLKHYTYQDKKAALHIVKEDQLKEWLLLGTNRKVVDWIYNGKVLFDRNEYLDRLKTEIREFPFYGRKLKMGMEFAKLIRRYMDGKSFFEKGHYLEAYNHIVHSLHHLARLEIIEQGFYPEVTVWNQVKHMEPEIYKLYKELISSEETLEKRLELLFLASEFLIYSRTNAGSQHLVEIMGTKEDPWTIAELMDHPEVKFYSVDLGVLLEYLIEKKVIDVIKAETKGNEVYHRFYRVSKNF, encoded by the coding sequence ATGGAAGATATCCTTCGCCCGATTTATCAAGAGCGAGCAAGTTTAAAATCTACACTTGGAATCTTGTTAATAGAAAAAAGAGATGATAATAGCCCGATTACCGATACATTTGACTACATTCTTTTTGTAATAGCAGACGAAGCCGAAGAGGCCGTGTTTTTAAAACATTACACTTACCAGGATAAAAAGGCAGCCTTGCATATCGTAAAGGAAGATCAATTAAAAGAATGGCTCCTATTAGGGACGAACCGCAAAGTGGTTGACTGGATATATAACGGGAAGGTCCTTTTTGATCGGAATGAATATTTGGACCGTTTGAAAACCGAAATTCGGGAGTTCCCCTTCTATGGAAGGAAGTTAAAGATGGGGATGGAATTCGCGAAGTTAATTCGCAGGTACATGGATGGGAAAAGCTTCTTTGAAAAAGGCCATTATCTTGAGGCATACAACCATATCGTTCATTCACTGCATCACTTGGCCCGTTTGGAAATAATTGAACAAGGCTTTTATCCGGAGGTTACGGTCTGGAACCAAGTGAAGCATATGGAACCTGAAATCTACAAGCTGTATAAAGAATTGATCAGCAGTGAGGAAACTCTCGAAAAAAGATTGGAGCTACTATTCCTTGCTAGTGAATTTCTTATTTATTCGAGGACGAATGCAGGTTCACAGCATTTGGTTGAAATAATGGGGACGAAAGAAGATCCGTGGACGATTGCGGAGCTTATGGATCATCCGGAAGTTAAGTTTTATTCAGTCGACCTAGGTGTTTTATTGGAATATTTGATAGAGAAGAAGGTAATTGACGTCATCAAAGCGGAGACAAAAGGGAACGAGGTATATCATCGGTTTTATCGGGTGTCAAAAAACTTTTAA